Proteins from one Chitinophaga oryzae genomic window:
- a CDS encoding TerD family protein, giving the protein MAINLVKGQTIDLRKNDQGEEFDLSTVTIGLGWDVKQKKAEGGFFGKIFGGGQKEEEYDLDAVAFLLDNNGKVANLGRTVQTRDGRSQGLYEGDVVFFNSQKHPSGHIWLTGDNRTGAGDGDDEQIIIKLNQMDQRYDKILFMVTIYQGRANNQHFGMIENAFIRAVDARGKEIAKYSLSGDSTYNGMCSMTFAEIYRKDGAWKFRALGNPHQSDSFVDELKKMVYS; this is encoded by the coding sequence ATGGCGATCAATCTAGTAAAAGGTCAAACTATCGACCTCCGTAAAAATGACCAGGGAGAAGAATTTGACCTCTCTACTGTCACCATCGGCCTCGGCTGGGACGTAAAACAGAAAAAAGCGGAAGGCGGCTTCTTCGGAAAAATTTTCGGAGGAGGACAGAAAGAAGAAGAATATGACCTCGACGCAGTGGCTTTCCTGCTGGACAACAACGGCAAAGTGGCGAACCTCGGCCGCACCGTGCAAACCCGCGACGGCAGGAGCCAGGGGCTGTACGAAGGCGACGTGGTGTTCTTCAACTCGCAAAAACACCCTTCCGGCCATATCTGGCTCACCGGCGACAACAGGACCGGCGCAGGTGACGGCGATGACGAACAGATCATCATCAAACTCAACCAGATGGACCAGCGTTATGACAAAATACTGTTCATGGTGACCATCTACCAGGGCCGTGCCAACAACCAGCATTTCGGGATGATCGAAAACGCGTTTATCCGCGCCGTAGACGCCAGAGGCAAAGAAATCGCCAAATACAGCCTGTCCGGCGACAGCACCTACAATGGTATGTGCTCCATGACTTTCGCGGAAATCTACCGTAAAGATGGCGCCTGGAAATTCAGAGCCCTCGGTAACCCGCACCAGTCAGACAGCTTCGTGGATGAACTGAAGAAAATGGTGTACTCCTGA
- a CDS encoding tellurite resistance TerB C-terminal domain-containing protein, protein MDGLTFTTQAFGQDWAAYLHDYGVPVPANDWLQKTITQAFEAMTPEEKGLLERWFAFPSPQPVEVVRRLQERLFDAMLEPLVTQRLSVFSTREIFTEVIRFRKEQELCFLEEQRSREAVADMPDTGDTIIDISGEPVPIDFSVDAVPAVPADGQPYDDNWKLGHQYQEKLGLNTQETAWLNKFWNPCNAFLEMEGCCIETIRLYLHCLKQLNRVFGKRGTTIDRQVKQFQDRYIQGNNNTYTISYERQNLETHIYLTIFKRSENIVREIYRHKRKINNDFNYPVFATDFEQTFGSAVNEILAGAMHTVAAADDGTELLLNELNVTRWKTFFDEIISALNNNNAEQIAEQLDRLGVMNEKNPALENIYFEASRAFVKVDKVAAVTFYLKYLYADLHSDKIDNRQLTRSVQKSLFADPEQLEAFEKIANELIATRNLPAALAAAKKIYEKKKKKIELDAGEIAAVRSQSAITVGRLSEILQEEDETADGQDATVILQLAATEPADRPLQDPFLIAGVQLNIHQQELLSLFKDHQYQLTTTEVTIYAKSRNLFRNQLVESINDCCYEELDDILIEETEDRYEVNEFYYQKIINLC, encoded by the coding sequence ATGGACGGTCTGACATTTACGACACAAGCTTTTGGCCAGGACTGGGCGGCCTACCTGCATGACTATGGTGTGCCGGTACCGGCAAACGACTGGCTGCAAAAGACCATTACACAGGCTTTTGAGGCGATGACGCCGGAAGAAAAGGGGCTGCTGGAACGGTGGTTTGCCTTCCCGTCCCCTCAACCGGTGGAGGTTGTCCGGAGATTGCAGGAGCGGCTGTTTGATGCTATGCTGGAACCCCTGGTGACGCAGCGGCTGTCTGTCTTTTCCACCCGGGAGATATTTACTGAGGTTATCCGCTTCCGGAAGGAGCAGGAGCTTTGTTTCCTGGAGGAACAACGCAGCCGGGAAGCTGTTGCAGACATGCCGGATACCGGCGATACGATCATCGATATTTCCGGAGAGCCCGTTCCTATTGATTTTAGCGTTGATGCTGTTCCTGCGGTACCGGCGGATGGCCAGCCTTATGATGATAACTGGAAACTTGGCCATCAATACCAGGAGAAGCTGGGATTGAATACACAGGAAACTGCATGGCTGAATAAATTCTGGAATCCCTGTAATGCTTTCCTCGAAATGGAGGGATGCTGTATAGAGACGATCAGGCTTTACCTGCACTGTTTGAAGCAGCTCAATAGAGTGTTCGGGAAAAGAGGCACGACAATCGACCGTCAGGTGAAACAGTTCCAGGACCGTTACATACAGGGAAATAACAACACTTACACCATTAGTTATGAGCGTCAGAACCTGGAGACTCATATCTACCTGACTATTTTTAAAAGATCAGAAAATATTGTCAGGGAAATCTATCGGCATAAGCGAAAAATCAATAATGACTTCAATTATCCCGTTTTCGCCACTGATTTTGAGCAAACTTTCGGTAGTGCCGTCAATGAAATATTAGCCGGCGCAATGCATACGGTCGCGGCAGCGGACGACGGCACAGAGCTGCTGTTAAACGAATTGAACGTTACCCGTTGGAAAACGTTTTTCGATGAGATCATATCTGCGCTGAATAATAATAATGCGGAACAGATAGCGGAACAGCTGGACAGGCTGGGTGTTATGAACGAGAAGAACCCTGCGCTTGAAAACATCTACTTTGAAGCTTCGAGGGCCTTTGTAAAAGTAGACAAGGTAGCAGCTGTTACTTTTTATCTCAAATACCTGTATGCGGACCTTCACTCCGATAAGATTGACAACCGGCAGTTGACAAGATCCGTTCAGAAAAGTCTCTTTGCAGACCCGGAACAACTGGAGGCCTTCGAAAAAATAGCTAATGAGCTGATTGCCACCCGCAATTTGCCGGCCGCACTAGCTGCAGCAAAAAAAATTTATGAGAAGAAGAAAAAGAAAATAGAACTGGACGCCGGGGAAATAGCCGCCGTTCGCTCTCAGAGCGCAATAACCGTAGGCCGTTTGAGTGAAATATTGCAGGAGGAGGACGAAACAGCAGATGGGCAAGATGCCACCGTAATCCTGCAACTGGCGGCCACTGAGCCGGCTGACCGGCCGCTGCAGGACCCTTTCCTGATTGCCGGTGTACAGCTCAACATACATCAGCAGGAATTACTATCGCTGTTTAAAGATCATCAATATCAGCTGACCACCACAGAGGTAACCATCTATGCCAAAAGCCGGAACCTGTTCAGAAACCAGCTGGTGGAGAGCATCAATGATTGTTGTTACGAAGAGCTGGATGATATTCTGATTGAAGAAACGGAGGACCGGTATGAGGTAAATGAATTTTATTATCAAAAAATAATTAATCTATGTTAG
- a CDS encoding vWA domain-containing protein, which produces MRRLPVYLLLDTSGSMSGEPIEAVKNGVQIMISSLRQNPQAIETAFISIITFDSTARQVVPLTDLASFQMADIRATGTTSLGEALQLVSQCMDKEVAKTTAEQKGDWKPLVFIMTDGVPTDNWQSGLAAFKQRKTAYTVACAAGHSADTAVLKQITENVVSLDTADSATISRFFAWVTASIGVTSTRVEDSGKEVTGLSELPPPPSELNIVV; this is translated from the coding sequence ATGAGAAGACTACCTGTATACCTCTTACTGGACACCTCCGGCTCTATGAGCGGAGAACCGATAGAGGCCGTGAAGAATGGCGTTCAGATAATGATCAGCTCATTACGACAGAATCCGCAAGCCATCGAGACTGCATTTATCAGCATCATCACCTTTGACAGCACCGCCAGGCAAGTCGTGCCGCTGACAGACCTGGCCTCTTTCCAGATGGCCGATATCCGCGCCACCGGCACCACCTCGCTGGGCGAAGCCCTGCAGCTGGTCAGCCAGTGCATGGACAAAGAAGTGGCTAAAACCACTGCCGAACAAAAAGGCGACTGGAAACCACTGGTGTTTATTATGACCGACGGCGTGCCGACAGATAACTGGCAGAGCGGCCTCGCCGCCTTCAAACAGCGCAAAACGGCGTATACCGTGGCCTGCGCCGCCGGTCATAGCGCCGACACCGCTGTGCTCAAACAGATCACCGAAAATGTGGTCAGCCTCGATACGGCCGACAGCGCCACCATTTCCCGCTTCTTCGCCTGGGTGACCGCCTCCATCGGCGTAACCTCCACCCGTGTGGAAGACTCCGGCAAAGAAGTGACCGGCCTGTCCGAACTGCCGCCACCACCCTCCGAACTGAATATTGTAGTGTAA
- a CDS encoding vWA domain-containing protein translates to MRRLPVYFLLDTSGSMYGEPIQALNNALSGMVNNLRMDAHALDSLWLSIITFDREVKELVPLTELVSFQLPEITCPQSGPTHTGQGLEYLYGKVTNDVQRGTATQKGDWRPLLFIFTDGKPSDQLLYREMIPKIKSLNFGAIVGCAAGKAADNDMLKELTDTVVHLDTADSATLRQFFKWVSDTIEQGNKSMGTTSQVALPPPPQEVNLVI, encoded by the coding sequence ATGCGACGACTACCGGTATATTTCCTGCTGGACACCTCCGGTTCCATGTATGGGGAACCCATTCAGGCACTGAACAATGCCCTGAGCGGAATGGTCAATAATCTTCGTATGGATGCCCATGCCCTGGATTCCCTGTGGCTCAGCATCATCACCTTCGACAGGGAAGTAAAGGAACTGGTACCGCTCACCGAACTGGTGAGCTTCCAGTTGCCCGAAATTACCTGCCCGCAGAGTGGACCCACCCATACAGGACAGGGACTGGAATATCTCTATGGTAAAGTAACCAACGATGTACAACGCGGAACGGCCACCCAGAAAGGAGACTGGCGTCCGCTGTTATTCATCTTTACAGATGGAAAACCATCCGATCAGCTGCTTTACCGCGAGATGATCCCCAAAATAAAAAGCCTCAACTTCGGCGCCATCGTAGGATGCGCCGCCGGCAAAGCGGCAGACAACGATATGCTCAAAGAACTGACCGACACCGTGGTGCACCTCGATACCGCCGACAGCGCCACCCTGCGCCAGTTCTTTAAATGGGTGTCCGATACCATCGAACAAGGCAACAAAAGCATGGGCACCACCTCACAGGTAGCCCTGCCACCGCCCCCCCAGGAAGTGAATTTAGTGATCTGA
- a CDS encoding ATP-binding protein: MLGDIKPKEATAVINSLLGGVVPKIGVQHIAVGRTAEVNAFLSALDDVKNGHSMVKFWIGDFGSGKSFMMHLLNTVAIKQKFVVANADFTPENRLYANDGKAVALYTAIMDNIAIQTRPEGGALAVLLEKWIEQAIAGAAQEAGMTPDVVRQPEHAEVIRRHIMRTINNITEVGGFDFGLVVTKYYEGYIRDDEQLRKNALRWLKGEYNTKTEARQDLGVREIIDDQNFYDMLKNFCKLFVSIGYSGFMINLDEAINLYKISTTAMREKNYEKILAIYNDCFQGKIAHLFVNIAGTREFLENERRGLFSYQALKSRLETNKFETVGVRDFAQPVLRLMPLSHTEIFVLLQNLKQIFDFNYKTNIPVDDNDIQLFMEEIFNKPGAGEFLTPREVIRDFLNVLSILRQNPDMDKRKLINDIEITDERPRESLQNIEEI, translated from the coding sequence ATGTTAGGTGACATCAAACCAAAAGAAGCTACGGCTGTGATCAATTCTCTCCTGGGCGGCGTCGTGCCTAAAATAGGTGTTCAGCATATTGCTGTGGGCCGAACGGCAGAAGTAAATGCATTCCTTTCCGCACTGGATGACGTGAAGAATGGTCACAGTATGGTGAAATTCTGGATCGGGGATTTTGGTTCCGGAAAATCTTTCATGATGCATTTGCTGAATACGGTAGCCATCAAACAGAAGTTTGTGGTGGCCAATGCTGACTTCACCCCGGAGAACCGGTTGTATGCCAACGATGGAAAGGCTGTTGCGCTTTATACGGCTATTATGGATAATATTGCCATTCAGACCCGTCCGGAAGGCGGAGCACTGGCGGTGCTGCTGGAAAAGTGGATAGAGCAGGCCATTGCGGGGGCTGCACAGGAAGCAGGCATGACGCCGGATGTGGTCCGGCAGCCTGAACATGCGGAGGTGATCCGCCGGCATATCATGCGTACGATCAATAATATCACGGAAGTAGGAGGTTTCGATTTCGGGCTGGTAGTGACCAAATATTATGAAGGATACATCCGGGACGATGAACAACTGCGCAAAAACGCACTGCGATGGCTGAAAGGGGAGTACAATACCAAGACAGAAGCGCGGCAGGACCTTGGTGTCCGGGAAATTATCGACGATCAGAATTTCTATGATATGCTGAAAAACTTCTGTAAGCTGTTTGTCAGCATTGGTTATAGCGGTTTTATGATCAACCTGGACGAGGCCATTAACCTCTATAAGATCTCTACCACAGCGATGCGGGAGAAAAACTACGAAAAGATATTAGCTATCTACAACGACTGTTTTCAGGGAAAAATCGCTCACCTGTTTGTAAATATCGCCGGTACACGGGAGTTCCTGGAAAACGAACGGAGAGGTCTTTTCAGTTATCAGGCTTTAAAATCAAGACTCGAAACCAACAAATTTGAAACAGTCGGGGTGCGCGACTTCGCACAGCCGGTGTTGCGCCTGATGCCACTGAGCCACACCGAGATTTTTGTGTTGTTACAAAATCTTAAACAGATTTTTGATTTCAACTATAAAACTAATATACCGGTAGATGATAATGATATTCAATTGTTTATGGAGGAGATTTTTAATAAGCCGGGCGCCGGTGAATTCCTGACACCACGGGAAGTGATCCGGGATTTTCTGAATGTGTTGAGCATCCTTCGTCAAAATCCGGATATGGATAAACGAAAGTTGATCAATGATATCGAGATCACAGACGAAAGACCCCGGGAATCTTTACAGAACATTGAAGAAATCTAA
- a CDS encoding DEAD/DEAH box helicase — MAYELLSEPVRRYIREKKWEALRPIQDAAIKAIMGSDGHYILASRTASGKTEAAFLPVLSSVDFREKGVQVLYISPLIALINDQFLRCEALCRHMDVLVTKWHGEANQSGKKRLLADPQGVMLITPESIEAMLVNHPGRARQLFSNLKFIIIDEIHAFLGTDRGRHLQSLLSRICGLKAGAPVRIVGLSATIGDENFQVAKRFIENVLPAKVLIDRTAKENLVSLKFSHEGTEFSVGFIESLYELTKDKKVLIFPNARGRAEEIAVKLSGTAARKKGHSFYFSHHSSVDKDLREYVENFARTNERHPFCICCTSTLELGIDIGTVDMVVQIDSSNSVASLVQRMGRAGRREGAKSELLLYGTRPWTLLQSLACWQLYEEGFMEPIPVADKPYDLLFHQILSILKETNGISSASLTERLTANHAFKQIPVAVVSQLLDFMVQAEYVEVLGRELIVGYEGEKLTNSQDFYSVFSTDRLLKVIHAGNTIGEIPDSLSLAEDVNIYLAAKIWKVKLKDTQAAKILVEPAHDGKKPIFGGEGPAVHPRVRARMLEIVYQDLPAGIMDGKAIEALEELRFELKQAVLTPGEMERPYVAKETGYQYYTFTGSVINRTLAVLLQLADVQFVFDDDMSMFSIAGKAWEPAKLWPHLEVQLSVLCSLDLDSLEKLGLSCAFFKWGRYLPPPLQEELIRTTLLDIPGTTAFLQQVRFVTC, encoded by the coding sequence ATGGCATACGAACTGTTATCTGAACCGGTACGCCGCTATATACGCGAGAAAAAGTGGGAGGCGCTCAGACCTATCCAGGATGCGGCTATTAAGGCAATCATGGGATCGGACGGGCACTATATCCTGGCCTCACGCACAGCTTCGGGTAAAACAGAAGCGGCTTTTCTGCCAGTGTTATCCAGTGTCGACTTCAGGGAGAAAGGAGTGCAGGTGTTATATATATCGCCGTTGATCGCGCTGATCAACGATCAGTTTCTGCGATGTGAAGCGCTTTGCCGGCATATGGACGTATTGGTAACTAAATGGCATGGAGAAGCCAACCAGTCGGGTAAGAAACGCCTGCTGGCCGATCCTCAGGGAGTGATGCTGATTACGCCGGAATCGATAGAAGCGATGCTGGTGAATCACCCCGGCAGGGCCAGACAACTTTTTTCCAACCTTAAATTTATTATCATAGATGAAATACATGCTTTTCTGGGAACAGATCGGGGAAGGCATCTGCAATCCCTGCTGTCGAGGATTTGCGGCCTCAAGGCGGGAGCGCCGGTAAGAATAGTAGGGCTGTCTGCTACAATTGGTGATGAGAATTTCCAGGTAGCAAAGCGGTTTATTGAAAATGTGCTGCCGGCGAAGGTATTAATCGACAGAACAGCAAAGGAAAATCTTGTTAGTTTAAAATTCAGTCACGAAGGAACTGAATTCTCCGTCGGATTTATTGAATCCCTGTACGAGTTGACAAAAGATAAAAAGGTATTGATCTTCCCAAATGCCAGAGGGCGGGCGGAGGAAATCGCGGTCAAGCTTTCCGGGACTGCCGCCAGGAAAAAAGGACATTCCTTTTATTTTTCGCATCATTCCTCTGTGGACAAAGACTTACGTGAGTATGTGGAAAATTTTGCCAGGACCAACGAACGCCACCCGTTTTGTATTTGTTGCACGTCGACACTGGAACTGGGAATTGATATTGGTACCGTGGACATGGTGGTGCAGATAGATTCCAGCAACAGCGTGGCGTCGCTGGTGCAACGAATGGGGCGCGCCGGCAGGAGAGAAGGCGCTAAAAGCGAGTTGTTGTTATATGGCACCCGGCCATGGACGCTTTTGCAATCGCTCGCCTGCTGGCAGTTGTACGAAGAAGGGTTCATGGAACCAATACCGGTGGCTGATAAGCCTTATGACCTCTTATTTCATCAGATACTGTCAATACTAAAAGAAACCAATGGTATCAGCAGCGCTTCATTAACGGAACGTTTAACCGCTAATCATGCATTTAAACAGATACCCGTGGCGGTTGTCAGCCAGTTGCTGGACTTTATGGTCCAGGCGGAGTATGTGGAGGTGTTAGGCCGGGAACTGATTGTAGGATATGAAGGAGAGAAGCTTACCAACTCTCAGGATTTTTACAGCGTGTTTTCCACCGACCGGCTGTTGAAGGTGATTCATGCCGGTAATACCATTGGGGAAATTCCCGATTCGCTTTCACTGGCAGAAGATGTGAATATTTATCTGGCGGCAAAAATCTGGAAGGTAAAACTAAAAGATACCCAGGCTGCTAAAATATTGGTGGAACCGGCGCATGATGGCAAAAAGCCGATATTCGGAGGCGAAGGGCCGGCCGTACATCCCCGGGTGAGAGCCAGGATGCTGGAAATTGTTTATCAGGATTTACCCGCCGGCATCATGGATGGGAAAGCTATTGAAGCCCTGGAAGAGCTGCGTTTTGAATTAAAACAGGCAGTGTTGACACCCGGAGAAATGGAGCGGCCGTATGTTGCCAAAGAAACCGGCTATCAGTATTATACGTTTACCGGTTCTGTGATTAACAGGACACTGGCGGTACTTTTGCAACTTGCCGATGTCCAATTCGTTTTTGATGACGATATGAGCATGTTTTCCATTGCCGGCAAAGCCTGGGAGCCGGCAAAATTGTGGCCGCACCTGGAAGTACAATTATCAGTGTTATGCAGTCTTGATCTTGATAGTTTGGAGAAACTGGGATTATCCTGTGCTTTCTTTAAATGGGGCCGGTATCTGCCGCCACCGCTGCAGGAAGAACTGATCCGCACCACGCTGCTGGACATTCCCGGCACCACCGCCTTCCTGCAACAGGTCAGATTCGTGACTTGCTGA
- a CDS encoding TerY-C metal binding domain-containing protein: MRRLPIYFLIDVSESMVGEPIQQVEEGLSQIIQALKADPYAIETVWVSIIVFAGQAKTLVPLQEIINFYPPRFPIGGGTSLSKGLGHLMYELRKNQVKTTYEQKGDWKPIVFLFTDGVPTDDTRAAIAEWKQNWQRTANMVAISFGNETDVHVLKELTENIIHFKNSNAAAYKQFFKWVTDSIKTSSESVEKNASGFELAKIYGDDTLSKVDLTKPIPPQSYMDSNYAVLVGKCQNLNRNYLMKYRRSEEEAKIYGLDINRLSYRLVGAFQVDQTYQELSDESAGPSRINSDELIGNPTCPCCGNQVAFAMCVCGQIHCIGEEHISTCPWCGNKGTYGIGEGGFDVNRAQG; the protein is encoded by the coding sequence ATGAGAAGACTCCCCATTTATTTTCTGATAGACGTCTCCGAATCTATGGTCGGAGAACCTATACAACAGGTGGAAGAAGGCCTGTCTCAAATTATCCAGGCACTCAAAGCCGACCCCTACGCTATTGAAACCGTCTGGGTTTCTATTATCGTCTTCGCAGGACAAGCCAAAACACTGGTGCCCCTGCAGGAGATCATCAATTTCTACCCGCCCCGTTTCCCCATCGGCGGCGGTACCTCGCTCAGCAAAGGCCTCGGACACCTGATGTACGAGCTGCGCAAAAACCAGGTGAAAACCACCTACGAACAGAAAGGCGACTGGAAGCCCATCGTATTCCTGTTCACCGACGGCGTGCCGACCGACGATACCCGCGCCGCCATCGCAGAATGGAAGCAGAACTGGCAACGCACCGCCAATATGGTGGCCATTTCCTTCGGCAACGAGACAGACGTACATGTGCTGAAAGAACTGACGGAAAACATCATCCACTTCAAAAACAGCAACGCCGCGGCGTACAAGCAGTTCTTCAAATGGGTGACAGACTCCATCAAAACCAGCAGCGAAAGCGTGGAGAAAAACGCTTCCGGCTTTGAACTGGCTAAAATATACGGAGACGATACCCTCAGCAAGGTAGATCTCACCAAACCCATCCCGCCACAGTCCTATATGGACAGCAACTACGCCGTGCTGGTGGGCAAATGCCAGAACCTGAACAGGAACTACCTGATGAAATACCGCCGCTCCGAAGAGGAAGCCAAAATATACGGGCTGGACATCAACCGCCTGTCATACCGGCTGGTAGGCGCTTTCCAGGTAGACCAGACCTACCAGGAACTGTCGGACGAGAGCGCAGGCCCTTCCCGTATCAACAGCGATGAACTGATCGGAAACCCTACCTGCCCCTGCTGCGGCAACCAGGTGGCCTTCGCCATGTGCGTCTGCGGCCAGATACACTGCATCGGGGAGGAGCATATCAGTACCTGCCCATGGTGCGGCAATAAAGGGACGTACGGCATCGGTGAAGGCGGATTCGACGTTAACCGCGCCCAGGGCTAA
- a CDS encoding TerD family protein: protein MAINLQKGQRIDIGLSSISVGLGWEPNEGTGAAFDLDASAFMIDDNRSIPEERYFVFYGNTDSPDGALHHTGDDPTGGNSDGGDDETIKVDLSKVDPRVKEILFVVTIHDAIARRQNYGQVRDSYIRIVDNATSQEIAKYELGEDFSIETGVEFGRLYLKDGQWKFEASGKGYKEDLAFFLSKYFKGQIIK from the coding sequence ATGGCTATTAACTTACAAAAGGGACAAAGGATCGATATTGGGCTGTCCAGCATCAGCGTAGGACTGGGATGGGAGCCGAATGAAGGGACCGGCGCGGCTTTCGACCTCGACGCCTCTGCTTTTATGATCGATGACAACAGGTCGATCCCCGAAGAACGTTATTTTGTTTTCTATGGTAATACCGACTCTCCGGACGGCGCCCTGCATCATACCGGCGACGACCCCACCGGCGGCAACAGCGACGGCGGCGACGACGAAACCATTAAGGTAGACCTGAGCAAAGTAGATCCCCGCGTGAAGGAAATCCTGTTCGTTGTCACCATCCACGATGCCATCGCCAGAAGGCAGAACTATGGCCAGGTAAGAGATTCGTATATCCGTATTGTTGACAACGCTACCTCACAGGAAATCGCCAAATACGAACTGGGAGAAGACTTCTCCATCGAAACCGGCGTGGAATTCGGCCGCCTGTATTTAAAAGACGGTCAGTGGAAATTCGAAGCTTCCGGCAAAGGATACAAGGAAGACCTGGCATTTTTCCTCTCTAAATATTTCAAAGGACAGATCATTAAATAA
- a CDS encoding AIM24 family protein encodes MNVKLIGHDFKSLQVELTHNEKFYCEKGALIYYEEGIHSSLNVFDKGLAGVLKRKLTGESIFQVELCNTNINPKKLMVAGKVGMLPVNLKNISGGIICRAGYYVASSDKVDIDAKLNLTSLIGGTGLIMQKITGFCTVFLDVVGTATTLDLAAGQTVFVDEKSFICMNADMQNRMSSHFSGSNMLGGEGLSMLKITGPGTVYITSVNFR; translated from the coding sequence ATGAACGTAAAACTTATAGGGCACGACTTTAAAAGCCTGCAGGTAGAATTAACCCACAACGAGAAATTTTATTGTGAGAAAGGAGCCCTGATCTATTATGAAGAAGGTATCCATTCTTCGCTCAACGTGTTTGATAAAGGCCTCGCCGGCGTACTGAAAAGAAAACTCACCGGCGAAAGCATTTTCCAGGTGGAACTCTGTAACACCAATATTAACCCGAAGAAACTCATGGTGGCCGGCAAAGTAGGTATGCTGCCGGTCAACCTGAAAAACATCTCCGGCGGCATCATCTGCAGAGCCGGATACTATGTGGCCTCCTCCGATAAAGTCGATATCGACGCGAAGCTGAACCTCACCTCGCTCATCGGCGGCACCGGCCTCATTATGCAGAAAATCACCGGCTTCTGCACGGTATTCCTCGATGTGGTCGGCACTGCCACCACGCTGGACCTCGCAGCCGGTCAAACGGTTTTTGTGGATGAGAAAAGTTTTATCTGTATGAATGCTGATATGCAAAACAGGATGTCGTCACACTTCTCCGGTAGTAATATGCTCGGCGGGGAAGGGCTCTCCATGCTCAAAATCACAGGGCCGGGCACCGTATACATCACCTCCGTAAACTTCAGATAA